One part of the Xylanimonas allomyrinae genome encodes these proteins:
- a CDS encoding alpha/beta fold hydrolase — protein MRQGQEQVPVLLVHGARTSRTMWRRQVEILDAAGVPALAVDLPGHGTRMAERFTLAGAVAAVDDGVAALGGRALVVGLSLGGYVGIEHRARYPERSAGLVASSCCTPPQTRVRDAWLLAMRLVESRPDHGARLNDLLAGLALDPQSARDVAEGGYALEVMVDVLREVAASDTLTALAAGTSPVWLLNGRWDHFRGRERSMLAAARSGGTPARLVVVPRATHLVSLDAPVAYARVVLEAVAAVSEGAGALIPRSRAAAPTLGPRRREPLSSAR, from the coding sequence GTGCGGCAAGGGCAGGAGCAGGTTCCGGTCCTGCTCGTGCACGGAGCGCGCACCTCGCGCACGATGTGGCGCCGTCAGGTCGAGATCCTCGACGCCGCAGGCGTCCCCGCGCTCGCCGTCGACCTGCCCGGCCACGGCACGCGCATGGCCGAGCGGTTCACGCTCGCCGGCGCCGTCGCGGCGGTGGACGACGGCGTCGCGGCCCTCGGCGGGCGGGCACTGGTCGTCGGGCTCTCGCTCGGCGGGTATGTCGGCATCGAGCACCGGGCCCGGTACCCCGAACGGTCGGCGGGACTCGTGGCGTCGTCGTGCTGCACGCCCCCGCAGACGCGGGTGCGCGACGCGTGGCTGCTGGCCATGCGGCTGGTCGAGTCACGGCCCGACCACGGTGCGCGCCTCAACGACCTGCTCGCCGGGCTCGCGCTCGACCCGCAGTCGGCGCGCGACGTCGCCGAGGGCGGCTACGCGCTCGAGGTCATGGTCGACGTGCTGCGCGAGGTCGCGGCGAGCGACACGCTGACGGCGCTGGCCGCAGGCACGAGCCCGGTGTGGCTCCTCAACGGCCGGTGGGACCACTTCCGCGGCCGGGAACGGTCGATGCTCGCCGCCGCCCGGTCGGGCGGGACTCCGGCGCGCCTCGTCGTCGTCCCGCGGGCCACGCACCTGGTGAGCCTCGACGCACCCGTGGCGTACGCGCGTGTCGTGCTCGAGGCCGTCGCCGCGGTGAGCGAGGGCGCGGGCGCCCTCATCCCCAGGTCTCGCGCGGCAGCTCCCACGCTCGGGCCCCGCCGACGAGAGCCGCTGAGTTCGGCACGATGA
- the truA gene encoding tRNA pseudouridine(38-40) synthase TruA, with amino-acid sequence MGAVNDVETVRVRLDLGYDGTGFSGWARQPTLRTVQGAIEEGLERVLRLGPLGLPAPRLTVAGRTDAGVHARGQVAHVDIPLARWQALPGRSDRAPGESLVTRLAGVLPPDVVIYRARLAPAGFDARFSALYRRYAFRIADDAGLRDPLRRTHVLWHRRPLDVAAMHDAAQPLRGVRDFAAFCKPRPGATTIRELKELSWTRTADGPDAGLVVARVVADAFCHNMVRSLVGASIAVGEGRRPVAWPAEVLASRRRELNAAVVPAHGLVLEEVVYPPDADLATRATRVRALRMDEDVCDPPPLRAFPEAPAQ; translated from the coding sequence ATGGGGGCCGTGAACGACGTCGAGACCGTGCGTGTACGCCTCGACCTGGGCTATGACGGCACCGGGTTCTCGGGCTGGGCGCGCCAGCCCACGCTGCGCACCGTGCAAGGTGCCATCGAGGAGGGGCTCGAACGCGTGCTGCGGCTGGGGCCGCTCGGCCTGCCGGCGCCGCGCCTGACCGTCGCCGGGCGCACCGACGCGGGCGTGCACGCGCGCGGTCAGGTCGCGCACGTCGACATCCCGCTCGCGCGCTGGCAGGCGCTGCCGGGACGGTCGGACCGCGCGCCGGGGGAGTCCCTCGTGACGCGGCTGGCCGGGGTGCTGCCGCCCGACGTCGTCATCTACCGTGCGCGGCTCGCTCCCGCCGGCTTCGATGCGCGCTTCAGCGCGCTGTACCGGCGCTACGCCTTCCGCATCGCCGACGACGCCGGCCTGCGCGACCCGCTGCGCCGCACGCACGTGCTGTGGCACCGGCGCCCGCTCGACGTGGCCGCGATGCACGACGCCGCGCAGCCGCTGCGCGGGGTGCGCGACTTCGCGGCCTTCTGCAAGCCGCGGCCTGGGGCGACGACGATCCGCGAGCTCAAGGAACTGTCATGGACGCGTACGGCGGACGGGCCCGACGCGGGCCTCGTCGTCGCGCGTGTGGTGGCGGACGCGTTCTGCCACAACATGGTGCGCTCGCTCGTGGGCGCGTCGATCGCCGTGGGGGAGGGGCGCAGGCCCGTGGCCTGGCCGGCCGAGGTGCTGGCCTCGCGGCGGCGCGAGCTCAACGCCGCCGTCGTCCCCGCGCACGGGCTGGTCCTGGAGGAGGTCGTCTACCCGCCCGACGCCGACCTGGCGACCCGCGCGACGCGCGTGCGGGCGCTGCGCATGGACGAAGACGTCTGCGACCCCCCGCCGCTGCGCGCCTTCCCCGAGGCGCCCGCGCAGTAG
- a CDS encoding DNA-directed RNA polymerase subunit alpha, which yields MLIAQRPTLTEEVVTGDENNEYRRRFAFEPLEPGFGYTLGNSLRRTLLSSIPGAAVTSIRIDGVLHEFTTVPGVKEDVTEIILNIKNLVVSSENDEPVVMYLRKQGAGAVTAADIVPPAGVEVHNPGLHIATLNDKGRLEIELTVERGRGYVSAAQNKSVDAEIGRIPVDSIYSPVLKVTYKVEATRVEQRTDFDKLIVDVETKPAITPRDALASAGKTLVELFGLARELNVEAEGIEIGPSPTDSALAADLALPIEELNLTIRSYNCLKREGIHQVGELVARSEADLLDIRNFGAKSINEVKEKLAELGLALKDSPLDFDPSASFYDGGDDTAYDEQSY from the coding sequence GTGCTGATCGCACAGCGCCCCACACTGACCGAAGAGGTCGTCACCGGCGACGAGAACAACGAGTACCGCCGTCGGTTCGCCTTCGAACCGCTGGAGCCGGGCTTCGGCTACACGCTCGGCAACTCGCTGCGCCGCACCCTGCTGTCGTCCATCCCGGGCGCGGCTGTCACCTCCATCCGCATCGACGGTGTGCTCCACGAGTTCACCACCGTGCCGGGGGTGAAGGAGGACGTCACCGAGATCATCCTCAACATCAAGAACCTCGTCGTCTCCTCGGAGAACGACGAGCCGGTCGTCATGTACCTGCGCAAGCAGGGCGCGGGGGCCGTCACCGCGGCGGACATCGTCCCGCCGGCGGGTGTCGAGGTGCACAACCCCGGTCTGCACATCGCCACGCTCAACGACAAGGGCCGGCTCGAGATCGAGCTGACCGTCGAGCGTGGCCGTGGCTACGTGTCGGCAGCGCAGAACAAGTCGGTGGACGCCGAGATCGGCCGGATCCCGGTCGACTCGATCTACTCACCGGTGCTCAAGGTCACCTACAAGGTCGAGGCCACCCGTGTCGAGCAGCGCACCGACTTCGACAAGCTGATCGTCGACGTCGAGACGAAGCCGGCCATCACGCCGCGCGACGCTCTCGCCTCGGCAGGCAAGACGCTCGTCGAGCTGTTCGGTCTCGCCCGCGAGCTGAACGTCGAGGCCGAGGGCATCGAGATCGGCCCGTCGCCGACGGACTCCGCGCTCGCCGCGGACCTCGCGCTGCCGATCGAGGAGCTCAACCTCACGATCCGTTCGTACAACTGCCTCAAGCGTGAGGGCATCCACCAGGTGGGTGAGCTCGTCGCGCGCAGCGAGGCGGATCTGCTCGACATCCGCAACTTCGGCGCCAAGTCGATCAACGAGGTCAAGGAGAAGCTGGCCGAGCTCGGTCTGGCGCTCAAGGACTCGCCGCTCGACTTCGACCCGTCCGCGTCGTTCTACGACGGCGGCGACGACACGGCCTACGACGAGCAGTCGTACTGA
- the rplQ gene encoding 50S ribosomal protein L17: MPTPTKGPRLGGGPAHERLILANLATALFEHGRITTTVTKAKRVQPLAERLITFAKRGDLHARRRVLTVVRDKGVVHTLFTEIAPAVAERNGGYTRVTKIGNRKGDNAPMAVIELVTEPVSPKQAVVKEAEKATKKAAPKKAEKVEEPVVEETVEAVETVEADVVETAADAPEAPAAADEKPEETKEA; this comes from the coding sequence ATGCCTACCCCCACCAAGGGTCCGCGGCTCGGCGGTGGCCCGGCTCACGAGCGTCTGATCCTCGCGAACCTCGCCACGGCGCTCTTCGAGCACGGCCGCATCACCACCACCGTGACCAAGGCGAAGCGCGTCCAGCCGCTCGCCGAGCGTCTCATCACGTTCGCGAAGCGCGGCGACCTGCACGCGCGCCGTCGCGTCCTGACCGTGGTGCGCGACAAGGGCGTGGTGCACACGCTGTTCACCGAGATCGCCCCGGCCGTGGCCGAGCGCAACGGTGGCTACACGCGCGTGACGAAGATCGGCAACCGTAAGGGCGACAACGCCCCCATGGCCGTCATCGAGCTCGTGACCGAGCCCGTCAGCCCGAAGCAGGCCGTCGTCAAGGAGGCCGAGAAGGCCACCAAGAAGGCCGCGCCGAAGAAGGCTGAGAAGGTCGAGGAGCCCGTGGTCGAGGAGACCGTCGAGGCCGTCGAGACCGTCGAGGCCGACGTCGTCGAGACCGCCGCCGACGCCCCCGAGGCGCCGGCTGCCGCCGACGAGAAGCCCGAGGAGACCAAGGAGGCCTGA
- a CDS encoding ROK family protein: MPETLTLAVDCGGGGIKAAVLDEAGTAHAAPVRVATPYPLAPALLVETIAGIARSLPRAHRATVGMPGMIRHGVVVHTPHYITRSGPRSRVEPDLVDAWSSFDMRAAVTERLGVPVMVLNDAEVHGAGVIAGSGLELVLTLGTGLGSATFDGGRLAPHLEWSRAPVRRGATYDEYIGEPERRRLGDGLWSRRVVTMVDGLRPVFWWDRLYVGGGNSRRITPAALARLGDDVVIVPNSAALVGGARAWELPRETWG; encoded by the coding sequence GTGCCAGAGACGCTCACCCTCGCCGTCGACTGTGGTGGCGGCGGCATCAAGGCCGCCGTGCTCGACGAGGCGGGCACCGCGCACGCCGCGCCCGTCCGCGTCGCGACGCCCTACCCGCTCGCGCCCGCCCTGCTCGTCGAGACCATCGCGGGCATCGCGCGCTCGCTGCCGCGCGCACACCGTGCGACCGTCGGCATGCCCGGCATGATCCGCCACGGCGTCGTCGTGCACACGCCGCACTACATCACGCGCTCCGGCCCGCGCTCGCGCGTCGAGCCCGACCTCGTGGACGCGTGGTCCAGCTTCGACATGCGCGCCGCCGTGACCGAACGGCTCGGGGTGCCCGTGATGGTGCTCAACGACGCCGAGGTCCACGGCGCCGGGGTCATCGCCGGGTCTGGCCTGGAACTCGTCCTGACGCTCGGCACAGGCCTCGGCTCCGCGACGTTCGACGGCGGCCGCCTCGCGCCGCACCTGGAGTGGTCGCGCGCGCCGGTACGCCGTGGCGCGACATACGACGAGTACATCGGCGAGCCCGAACGCCGCCGCCTCGGTGACGGCCTGTGGTCGCGCCGCGTCGTGACGATGGTCGACGGACTGCGTCCCGTGTTCTGGTGGGACCGCCTCTACGTCGGCGGCGGCAACTCACGCCGCATCACGCCGGCCGCGCTCGCCCGGCTGGGCGACGACGTCGTCATCGTGCCGAACTCAGCGGCTCTCGTCGGCGGGGCCCGAGCGTGGGAGCTGCCGCGCGAGACCTGGGGATGA